Proteins encoded in a region of the Vicia villosa cultivar HV-30 ecotype Madison, WI linkage group LG5, Vvil1.0, whole genome shotgun sequence genome:
- the LOC131602292 gene encoding NADH dehydrogenase [ubiquinone] iron-sulfur protein 6, mitochondrial-like isoform X1 has translation MASSILKNLVKFSSSTATTTTTRSFSLVTTQISNHTAKWMQDFCWHRISVEDGSLMNVWDTSKKSPMELINEVPPIKVEGRIVACEGDTDPALGHPIEYICLDLAKPAVCKYCGLRYVQDHHH, from the exons ATGGCTTCCAGTATTTTGAAGAACCTCGTTAAATTTTCATCATCGACggcaaccaccaccaccaccagaaGTTTCAGCCTCGTAACCACTCAAATCAGCAACCACACGGCCAAGTGGATGCAG GATTTCTGTTGGCACAGGATTTCTGTTGAGGATGGAAGCTTAATGAATGTTTGG GATACCAGCAAGAAATCCCCAATGGAGCTGATCAATGAAGTACCACCTATTAAGGTCGAAGGCAGGATAGTTGCTTGTGAAGGAG ATACTGATCCCGCCCTTGGACACCCAATTGAATATATATGCCTTGACTTGGCCAAGCCAGCTGTATGCAAATATTGCGGACTACGATATGTTCAGGATCACCACCATTAG
- the LOC131602292 gene encoding NADH dehydrogenase [ubiquinone] iron-sulfur protein 6, mitochondrial-like isoform X2 — MASSILKNLVKFSSSTATTTTTRSFSLVTTQISNHTAKWMQDTSKKSPMELINEVPPIKVEGRIVACEGDTDPALGHPIEYICLDLAKPAVCKYCGLRYVQDHHH, encoded by the exons ATGGCTTCCAGTATTTTGAAGAACCTCGTTAAATTTTCATCATCGACggcaaccaccaccaccaccagaaGTTTCAGCCTCGTAACCACTCAAATCAGCAACCACACGGCCAAGTGGATGCAG GATACCAGCAAGAAATCCCCAATGGAGCTGATCAATGAAGTACCACCTATTAAGGTCGAAGGCAGGATAGTTGCTTGTGAAGGAG ATACTGATCCCGCCCTTGGACACCCAATTGAATATATATGCCTTGACTTGGCCAAGCCAGCTGTATGCAAATATTGCGGACTACGATATGTTCAGGATCACCACCATTAG
- the LOC131602291 gene encoding uncharacterized protein LOC131602291, translating into MTKPYAVGLLSAIAAASGLSHNHAFSDATSSSSPSDDPPSPPPPPKFRNNNPRTTSAGFDPEPLEKGAEIVNNVATKPHGKNVFENIKKREDAKQAEFAAKTVESNHIKAQHEAERQRITYDEKKKLAQLQDQIKSQLAKYKDELARKRMQAENEQKRARNQELVKMQEESSIRLEQARRSIEEQIQAHRRQTEREMAEIERETIRVRAMAEAEARAHESKLAEDVNRRMLIDRANKEREKWVAAINATFDHIGGGIRAILTDQNKLVVAVGGVTALAAGIYTTREGARVIWGYVDRILGQPSLIRESSRGKYPWSGMLSRTMSSLSRRTNPESASKVGNGFGDVILHPSLNKRIEQLASATAHTKAHNAPFRNMLFYGPPGTGKTMAARELARKSGLDYALMTGGDVAPLGSQAVTKIHQLFDWSKKSKRGLLLFIDEADAFLCERNKTYMSEAQRSALNALLFRTGDQSKDIVLALATNRPGDLDSAVSDRIDEVLEFPLPGEDERYKLLKLYLDKYIAQAGARKPGLVQRFLKGIPPKIEIKGLTDDIIKEAAAKTEGFSGREIAKLMASVQAAVYGSKECVLDQSLFREVIDYKVSEHQQRRKLAGADKASA; encoded by the exons atgacaaaaccatacgcCGTTGGTTTGTTGTCGGCCATAGCTGCCGCATCGGGTTTATCTCACAACCACGCCTTTTCCGACgccacttcatcttcttcaccttcCGATGATCCTCCATCCCCTCCGCCGCCTCCCAAATTTCGAAACAACAATCCAAGAACCACATCTGCTGGGTTTGATCCAGAGCCTCTCGAGAAAGGAGCTGAAATTGTCAACAATGTCGCCACTAAACCTCACGGCAAAAAT GTTTTTGAGAATATTAAGAAGAGAGAGGATGCAAAACAAGCTGAGTTTGCTGCAAAGACTGTTGAGTCTAATCATATCAAAGCACAGCATGAGGCT GAAAGGCAAAGAATTACATATGATGAAAAGAAAAAGCTTGCCCAGCTTCAGGATCAAATAAAATCCCAGTTGGCTAAGTATAAGGATGAGTTGGCAAGGAAGAGGATGCAG GCAGAAAATGAACAAAAGAGAGCAAGGAACCAAGAGCTAGTGAAAATGCAAGAAGAATCTTCGATCAGACTGGAGCAAGCTCGGCGTTCAATAGAAGAACAGATTCAGGCACATCGGAGACAGACTGAAAGAGAGATGGCTGAGATTGAACGTGAAACAATCCGAGTAAGGGCTATGGCAGAAGCAGAAGCGAGAGCGCATGAATCAAAGTTAGCGGAAGATGTTAATAGGAGAATGCTAATTGATCGTGCTAATAAGGAGCGAGAAAAATGGGTTGCTGCAATAAATGCTACGTTTGACCATATTGGAG GTGGCATTAGAGCGATTCTAACAGATCAAAATAAGTTGGTTGTAGCAGTTGGTGGAGTGACTGCTCTAGCAGCTGGAATCTACACTACAAG GGAAGGTGCGCGGGTTATTTGGGGATATGTTGATAGAATATTGGGACAACCATCATTGATCCGAGAGTCCTCCAGAGGAAAATACCCCTGGTCTGGCATGTTGTCTCGTACCATGAGCTCCCTATCCCGACGTACCAATCCAGAATCTGcttcaaaagttggaaatggttttGGTGATGTAATTTTGCATCCTTCTCTTAACAAAAGAATTGAGCAGCTAGCATCTGCAACTGCACATACAAAAGCACATAATGCACCATTCAGGAACATGCTTTTTTATGGTCCTCCAGGAACAGGAAAGACAATGGCTGCCAGAGAGTTGGCTCGTAAATCT GGATTAGATTATGCATTGATGACTGGGGGAGATGTTGCTCCGCTCGGGTCGCAGGCTGTCACAAAGATACACCAGTTGTTTGATTGGTCCAAGAAGTCTAAAAGGGGTTTATTGCTTTTCATTGACGAAGCTGATGCATTTCTGTGCGA GCGGAACAAGACTTACATGAGTGAAGCACAAAGAAGTGCACTCAACGCCCTCCTCTTTCGTACCGGTGACCAGTCAAAAGACATAGTTCTTGCGCTCGCGACAAACCGTCCCGGTGATCTCGATTCAGCCGTGTCAGACCGTATTGACGAGGTCCTGGAATTTCCCTTACCTGGAGAAGACGAGCGCTATAAACTTCTTAAGCTCTATCTTGACAAGTACATTGCCCAAGCTGGAGCTAGAAAACCTGGTTTAGTTCAAAGATTCTTGAAAGGAATCCCACCAAAGATTGAGATTAAGGGATTGACCGATGATATCATTAAGGAAGCCGCGGCTAAAACCGAGGGATTTTCAGGAAGAGAAATAGCAAAACTGATGGCTAGTGTCCAAGCTGCTGTATACGGAAGCAAGGAGTGTGTTCTTGACCAAAGTTTGTTTCGGGAAGTGATAGATTATAAAGTGTCTGAGCATCAACAGAGAAGAAAATTGGCAGGTGCTGATAAGGCTAGTGCATGA